The Dama dama isolate Ldn47 chromosome 23, ASM3311817v1, whole genome shotgun sequence genome contains a region encoding:
- the CBLN4 gene encoding cerebellin-4, giving the protein MGPGRRATGALPALLLALTLPGLRVWAQNDTEPIVLEGKCLVVCDSNPATDSKGSSSSPLGISVRAANSKVAFSAVRSTNHEPSEMSNKTRIIYFDQILVNVGNFFTLESVFVAPRKGIYSFSFHVIKVYQSQTIQVNLMLNGKPVISAFAGDKDVTREAATNGVLLYLDKEDKVYLKLEKGNLVGGWQYSTFSGFLVFPL; this is encoded by the exons ATGGGCCCCGGGCGCCGGGCGACGGGCGCCCTGCCGGCCCTGCTGCTGGCCCTCACCCTGCCGGGGCTGCGCGTCTGGGCGCAGAACGACACGGAGCCCATCGTGCTGGAGGGCAAGTGCCTCGTGGTGTGCGACTCGAACCCGGCCACGGACTCCAAGGGCTCCTCCTCCTCGCCCCTGGGGATCTCGGTCCGGGCGGCCAACTCCAAGGTCGCCTTCTCGGCGGTGCGCAGCACCAACCACGAGCCGTCCGAGATGAGCAACAAGACGCGCATCATTTACTTCGACCAG ATTCTAGTAAACGTGGGTAATTTTTTCACCCTGGAGTCTGTCTTTGTAGCACCCAGAAAAGGAATTTACAGTTTCAGTTTTCACGTAATTAAAGTATACCAGAGCCAAACAATACAG GTTAACCTGATGTTAAACGGAAAACCAGTCATATCTGCCTTCGCCGGGGATAAAGACGTGACACGTGAGGCTGCCACGAACGGGGTCCTGCTCTACCTGGATAAGGAGGATAAGGTTTACCTAAAACTGGAGAAAGGTAACTTGGTCGGAGGCTGGCAGTACTCCACGTTCTCTGGCTTCCTGGTGTTCCCCCTATAG